In Jeotgalibaca arthritidis, a single genomic region encodes these proteins:
- a CDS encoding PTS transporter subunit EIIC — MVSKEQQLAKDIYSKIGGSNNVSNVYNCMTRVRIDLRDEGIVDVDALKKVAGVMGVVEDGNNLQVVVGPGTANKVALEMADMAGKEKGATVAENLDQDLSGRQQAEQRTAEVKAQQKQKNNTPFKRALKIIASIFVPLIPAFVGAGIIGGIASIIQNLMTAGQLDAEAWTAIFSVLKIIQNGLFAYLNVYVGINAARVFGATEGLGGIIGGVVLLNGMNPDLPLKNIFTGDALAANQGGIIGVIVAVFLLSVVEKNLRKVVPNAVDIIVTPTVTLLVVGLLTIFIIMPVAGVISSSLVGSITWILNVGGAFAGFVLGALFLPMVMFGLHQILTPIHIEMIASSGKTLLLPILAMAGAGQVGAAIALWIRCRKNKQLTNMIKGSLPVGILGIGEPLIYAVSLPLGRPFITACIGGGIGGAVIGAIGNIGATAIGPSGIALIPLIPDGMWWGYVLGLLAAYSGGFVVTYFFGVPKEAMEPTELDGSTTNVDDLLSNL; from the coding sequence ATGGTTTCAAAAGAGCAACAGTTAGCAAAAGATATTTACAGTAAAATTGGTGGGTCTAATAATGTTAGCAATGTTTATAACTGTATGACACGTGTTCGAATTGATTTGCGTGATGAAGGAATTGTCGATGTCGATGCTTTGAAAAAAGTAGCCGGTGTTATGGGTGTTGTCGAGGATGGTAACAACTTACAAGTTGTTGTTGGACCAGGAACTGCCAATAAAGTTGCCCTTGAGATGGCAGATATGGCAGGGAAAGAAAAAGGCGCAACAGTAGCAGAAAATCTTGACCAAGATTTATCAGGACGGCAACAGGCTGAACAACGGACAGCAGAAGTAAAAGCCCAACAAAAACAAAAAAATAATACTCCTTTTAAACGTGCTTTAAAAATAATCGCAAGTATTTTCGTTCCGCTTATTCCAGCTTTCGTAGGTGCGGGGATTATTGGCGGGATTGCCTCTATCATTCAAAACTTAATGACAGCAGGCCAACTAGATGCGGAAGCATGGACAGCTATTTTTAGTGTTTTAAAAATTATTCAAAACGGACTATTTGCTTATCTGAATGTTTATGTAGGGATTAATGCTGCGCGTGTCTTTGGGGCCACAGAAGGTTTGGGTGGTATTATCGGTGGGGTTGTTCTATTAAATGGGATGAACCCAGACTTGCCATTGAAGAATATCTTCACAGGAGATGCACTTGCTGCTAACCAAGGTGGGATTATTGGTGTTATCGTAGCTGTTTTCTTACTATCAGTAGTTGAGAAAAACCTTCGTAAAGTTGTTCCCAATGCTGTTGATATTATTGTAACGCCAACAGTGACTTTATTAGTAGTGGGATTATTAACCATCTTTATTATTATGCCAGTAGCCGGTGTTATTTCATCCAGTTTAGTTGGTAGCATTACCTGGATATTGAATGTTGGTGGTGCCTTTGCTGGTTTTGTATTAGGAGCATTGTTCTTGCCAATGGTTATGTTTGGACTTCACCAAATCTTAACGCCGATTCATATTGAAATGATTGCTTCATCAGGAAAAACACTTTTACTTCCTATTTTAGCGATGGCAGGAGCTGGTCAAGTTGGTGCTGCAATTGCATTATGGATTAGATGCCGTAAGAATAAACAACTAACTAACATGATTAAAGGCTCTCTTCCGGTTGGTATTTTAGGAATTGGTGAACCCTTAATTTATGCAGTTAGCTTGCCATTAGGTCGTCCATTTATCACTGCTTGTATTGGAGGTGGTATCGGTGGTGCTGTTATTGGCGCAATCGGTAACATCGGTGCAACAGCAATCGGGCCAAGTGGGATAGCTTTAATTCCGCTTATTCCAGACGGTATGTGGTGGGGCTATGTGTTAGGTTTATTGGCTGCTTATAGTGGTGGCTTCGTAGTGACTTACTTCTTCGGTGTTCCGAAAGAAGCAATGGAGCCAACTGAACTAGATGGCTCAACAACTAATGTTGATGATTTACTATCAAATCTATAA
- a CDS encoding DUF871 domain-containing protein has product MYGFSVFLNEAITDKTMAYVNQMHENGFKGIFTSIHIPEDDHSKYLGRLQKLGQLAKEKQLELVVDASGSALNHLNVGFGNLSSLIEMGITAIRIDYGISNQDVATISRQMGVALNASTISNRDIEELTHYGADFSKMEAWHNYYPRPETGLGKKDFCQQNDWLKKAGFKVMAFVAGDEKLRGPLYEGLPTLERHRYQHPLTSALELEKDCLVDKIYVGDPTIKEATIKQFSSYLLHDTISFHAVSLGDNEDIARTGGQHTNRMDAARDVIRSQEGRLRNANQTIAKGTIMKRSTGSITIDNDAYGRYRGEVQITKRNLPEDDRVNVVGRIAEDELFLLDYCGPGQRFEIVWEE; this is encoded by the coding sequence ATGTACGGTTTTTCTGTATTTTTAAATGAAGCAATCACTGATAAAACCATGGCTTATGTCAATCAGATGCATGAAAATGGCTTTAAAGGTATCTTCACATCAATTCATATCCCTGAAGATGATCATAGCAAATATTTAGGACGTTTACAAAAACTAGGGCAGCTAGCCAAAGAAAAACAGCTTGAATTAGTTGTTGATGCATCGGGATCAGCTTTAAACCATCTGAATGTTGGTTTTGGTAATCTGAGCTCATTAATTGAAATGGGCATAACAGCGATCAGGATTGATTATGGGATAAGCAATCAAGATGTAGCAACGATCAGCAGACAAATGGGTGTTGCTTTGAATGCGAGTACCATTTCAAATCGCGATATTGAAGAATTAACTCATTACGGGGCGGATTTTTCAAAAATGGAAGCTTGGCATAATTATTATCCGCGTCCAGAAACAGGACTAGGTAAAAAAGACTTCTGCCAGCAAAATGACTGGTTGAAAAAAGCTGGTTTTAAAGTTATGGCATTTGTTGCAGGAGATGAAAAACTAAGAGGGCCTCTTTATGAGGGGTTGCCGACTCTAGAACGTCACCGCTATCAACATCCTTTGACTTCAGCTTTAGAGTTAGAGAAAGATTGCCTTGTTGATAAAATATATGTTGGTGATCCTACGATAAAAGAAGCGACTATCAAGCAATTTTCGAGCTATTTACTTCACGATACGATTTCATTTCATGCGGTTTCTTTAGGTGATAATGAAGATATAGCCCGAACTGGCGGTCAGCATACGAATCGCATGGACGCTGCTAGAGATGTGATTCGTAGCCAAGAAGGTCGTTTAAGAAATGCTAATCAGACAATTGCAAAAGGGACCATTATGAAACGTTCGACGGGTTCAATTACTATTGATAATGACGCTTATGGCCGTTACAGAGGCGAAGTGCAAATAACTAAGCGCAATTTACCAGAAGATGATCGCGTTAATGTGGTGGGTCGAATTGCTGAAGATGAACTCTTCTTATTAGACTATTGTGGGCCAGGTCAGCGGTTTGAAATTGTTTGGGAGGAATAG
- a CDS encoding YjjG family noncanonical pyrimidine nucleotidase: MTYTTLLFDIDDTLLDFKAAEHFAISSLLEEMAIDPTEETIATYSHINQGLWEQFEQGLIARDRLLGKRFEDFFILHQLTVDGSDMDRRFRANLEKGHFLIEGSIALLDQLKQSHKLYAVTNGVSKTQYHRLTDSGLLPYFKGVFVSEDTGYQKPMPEYFDYVFARIPDFKTEETLIIGDSLTSDIKGGLLAGIDSCWFNPQRKPYPASIKPTYEIVHLQDLHAILA; the protein is encoded by the coding sequence ATGACTTATACGACATTACTTTTTGATATTGATGATACCTTATTAGATTTTAAAGCAGCCGAACACTTTGCTATCTCTAGTCTATTAGAAGAGATGGCCATTGATCCGACTGAAGAAACAATCGCGACATACTCTCATATCAACCAAGGCTTATGGGAACAATTTGAGCAGGGTTTAATTGCTCGTGATCGCCTATTGGGCAAACGATTCGAAGACTTTTTTATCCTTCACCAGCTGACCGTTGATGGCAGCGACATGGATCGTCGTTTCCGAGCTAACCTAGAGAAGGGACACTTTCTCATTGAAGGAAGTATCGCTCTCTTAGACCAATTAAAGCAAAGCCACAAACTATACGCCGTCACCAATGGCGTTTCAAAAACCCAGTACCACCGCTTAACTGATTCAGGTTTACTGCCTTATTTTAAAGGGGTCTTTGTATCCGAAGATACAGGCTATCAAAAGCCCATGCCGGAATATTTTGATTATGTATTTGCTCGGATTCCCGATTTTAAGACGGAGGAAACATTAATTATTGGCGATTCCTTGACCTCCGATATTAAAGGCGGACTGTTAGCAGGGATTGATTCGTGTTGGTTTAATCCACAAAGAAAACCATATCCTGCCTCAATCAAGCCTACCTATGAGATTGTCCATTTACAGGATTTACATGCGATTTTAGCTTAA
- a CDS encoding histidine phosphatase family protein, whose amino-acid sequence MQTLYFVRHGQTELNAKDHVQGGDIDSPLLEKSREDAVKTGLYLRNEPIDRLISSPQLRAKNTALLINSQFQTELPFEIEPLLKEFGYGEWEGLHIPTVAKQWPETFYHLRNQPHLYDPRSFGGESYPDLIKRGTKAVTDYADRYSDANLLFVGHSITLTATILSLVGYDLKDIRSQTPMANTSVSRLKRQGDRFILESWNETAHLDE is encoded by the coding sequence ATGCAAACTCTTTATTTCGTCCGGCATGGACAAACTGAATTAAACGCTAAAGACCACGTTCAAGGTGGCGACATCGACTCACCGCTACTAGAAAAAAGCCGAGAAGATGCTGTTAAAACAGGCCTTTATCTGCGCAACGAACCCATTGACAGATTGATTAGCAGTCCACAATTACGAGCCAAAAATACAGCGCTCTTGATTAACAGTCAATTTCAAACTGAACTCCCATTTGAGATTGAACCGCTTCTGAAAGAATTTGGTTATGGTGAATGGGAAGGCCTCCACATTCCCACCGTTGCCAAACAATGGCCCGAAACATTCTATCACTTGCGCAACCAGCCCCATCTCTACGATCCCCGTTCCTTTGGCGGCGAAAGCTACCCTGACTTAATTAAACGAGGAACAAAGGCAGTGACAGATTATGCCGACCGTTATTCGGATGCCAACCTCTTATTTGTAGGCCACTCGATTACACTCACCGCAACCATTTTGAGTTTAGTGGGCTACGATTTGAAAGATATTCGCTCGCAAACACCAATGGCAAATACCAGTGTTTCACGTTTGAAGCGACAAGGTGATCGCTTTATTCTTGAGTCTTGGAATGAGACTGCTCATTTAGATGAATAA
- a CDS encoding MFS transporter — MSYSVEERDFLKNESFYSRLNVDEKYIIKCCYYVFAVNGLYGMIMGSLLPYISEAYNLSDTVSGSLLSSHYVGNLLASFIAGVLPIYLGRKKAVILMSSFVTAGFLLMITTGNPFLLLVSFFFTGLSRGSISNFNNSVVNEISNSSSAALSFLHSIFAIGALLAPYLVIGSVRLIGENGWRLAGGVIIVLTALSLIFFSRMKLTEASAEKKKKVVSYEFMKKKTFWLLAGLLFFYLCGESTINGWLVKYFVDSGILTIAYSQFLASLLWIGVLVGRLIVSAIGERFKRIHVLYVLAFATTFFFIVLLASRNQVMITFAILGLGLSMAGIYPTTIAATGGFIKEYPMAMGILLVLGGIGSIVMPTITGALSDQFGIFYGMAAIGVALTIMILCVFLYDRDQRTA, encoded by the coding sequence ATTTCTTATTCAGTAGAGGAGCGCGATTTTTTGAAAAATGAATCATTTTATTCACGTTTAAATGTGGATGAAAAATACATAATTAAATGTTGTTACTATGTCTTTGCTGTTAATGGTTTGTACGGAATGATTATGGGATCTTTGCTTCCTTATATCAGTGAAGCCTACAACTTAAGCGATACTGTGAGCGGCTCATTATTATCTTCTCACTATGTCGGTAACTTATTAGCTAGTTTTATCGCCGGCGTTTTACCGATTTACCTTGGCCGTAAAAAAGCAGTTATTTTGATGAGTAGCTTTGTTACTGCTGGTTTCTTATTGATGATTACTACCGGTAATCCATTTTTACTATTAGTATCATTCTTCTTTACCGGTTTAAGTCGTGGTAGTATTTCAAATTTCAACAACTCAGTGGTTAATGAAATTTCAAATAGCAGCTCTGCTGCCTTAAGCTTCTTACACTCTATTTTTGCTATCGGTGCGTTACTGGCGCCATACTTAGTGATTGGATCGGTTCGTTTAATCGGTGAAAATGGTTGGCGCCTAGCTGGCGGGGTTATCATCGTCTTAACCGCCCTTTCACTCATTTTCTTCTCTCGTATGAAGCTAACGGAAGCTAGTGCAGAGAAAAAGAAAAAAGTTGTCTCCTATGAATTTATGAAGAAAAAAACATTCTGGTTGTTAGCTGGTTTACTATTCTTCTATTTATGTGGTGAATCAACAATCAATGGTTGGTTAGTTAAATACTTTGTCGATAGTGGCATTCTAACCATTGCCTACTCTCAATTTTTAGCTTCGTTATTGTGGATTGGTGTATTGGTTGGTCGTTTAATTGTTTCAGCAATTGGTGAACGCTTTAAACGCATACATGTCCTTTATGTTTTAGCATTTGCAACAACCTTCTTCTTTATCGTCTTACTTGCTTCACGCAATCAAGTTATGATTACCTTTGCCATTCTTGGACTTGGTCTATCAATGGCGGGGATTTATCCAACAACAATCGCTGCTACTGGTGGCTTTATTAAAGAGTACCCGATGGCAATGGGGATTTTGTTGGTGCTCGGCGGAATTGGTTCCATCGTGATGCCTACTATCACAGGTGCCTTGTCTGATCAATTCGGTATTTTCTACGGAATGGCAGCGATTGGTGTCGCATTAACGATTATGATTCTGTGCGTCTTCTTATACGACCGCGATCAAAGAACCGCTTAA
- a CDS encoding VanZ family protein — MQIKKWISWGLVLAWMAVIFLFSAQPGDQSGELSGSLLQTILQFWQTLFPNSQPNLDILHWVIRKGAHFAVYFVLGFLNINALKASGIHGKKAWLIAILIAIVYAISDEWHQSFVPGRGPAVKDVVIDTVGASFGIGLYQLLFRHR, encoded by the coding sequence ATGCAAATAAAAAAATGGATCAGTTGGGGTTTAGTGCTTGCTTGGATGGCTGTTATCTTCTTATTTTCCGCCCAACCTGGTGACCAGTCAGGTGAATTAAGTGGCTCACTGTTACAGACTATTCTCCAATTTTGGCAGACCCTTTTCCCAAACAGTCAGCCTAATCTCGACATCCTCCATTGGGTGATTCGCAAAGGCGCACATTTCGCCGTTTACTTTGTCCTTGGATTTTTAAATATAAATGCCCTTAAAGCGAGTGGCATCCACGGTAAAAAAGCTTGGTTAATAGCGATTTTAATTGCTATTGTCTATGCAATTAGTGATGAGTGGCACCAATCCTTTGTACCCGGTCGAGGACCAGCTGTCAAAGATGTCGTAATCGATACAGTCGGAGCTAGCTTCGGCATTGGACTCTACCAACTCTTATTCCGTCACCGCTAA
- a CDS encoding LURP-one-related/scramblase family protein produces the protein MKFYMKQKVFSWRDRFTIKDEHGRDVYFVEGELLSWGKKLSVTDTNGHEVLFIKQNIWNWLPNYSLLMGGEEVAVVKKELTFFKPRYTIDGPNWEVEGHIFEHDYSIYEGNHAVASISKEWLTWGDSYELDVDEENALLALGVILIIDCVMAEAANSSAN, from the coding sequence ATGAAATTTTATATGAAACAAAAGGTTTTTTCATGGCGCGACCGCTTTACCATTAAAGATGAGCACGGACGGGATGTTTATTTTGTTGAGGGTGAATTGTTATCTTGGGGTAAAAAGTTATCGGTCACTGACACTAATGGCCATGAAGTCCTATTCATTAAGCAAAACATTTGGAATTGGTTGCCAAATTATTCGCTCTTGATGGGCGGTGAAGAAGTAGCCGTTGTTAAAAAAGAACTGACCTTCTTCAAACCGCGCTATACCATCGATGGTCCGAATTGGGAAGTAGAGGGTCATATTTTTGAACATGACTATAGCATTTACGAGGGCAATCATGCTGTTGCCTCAATTAGTAAAGAATGGCTTACATGGGGCGATTCCTATGAATTGGATGTTGATGAAGAAAATGCCTTGCTAGCATTAGGTGTTATTCTAATTATTGATTGTGTCATGGCAGAAGCTGCTAATTCATCAGCTAATTAA
- a CDS encoding DUF6718 family protein, whose amino-acid sequence MVEKFLLARTYKKKGSAAIPLEAVDFLTYIPQLEATFKRNAEFLIVSKEAEMAFDEAWPEYAPTEVVDNAASFEKVVEEKTKREKK is encoded by the coding sequence ATGGTAGAAAAATTTTTATTAGCAAGAACCTATAAGAAAAAAGGTAGCGCCGCAATTCCTTTGGAGGCTGTGGACTTTCTAACCTACATCCCTCAATTGGAAGCGACATTCAAGCGCAATGCTGAATTTTTAATTGTCAGTAAAGAAGCGGAAATGGCTTTCGATGAGGCTTGGCCGGAATATGCGCCGACAGAGGTTGTCGATAATGCAGCAAGCTTTGAAAAAGTAGTAGAAGAAAAAACAAAACGAGAAAAGAAATAA
- a CDS encoding class A sortase: MTSKKWLNGFAILLFIVGLAFLMRGYFEDFLIKRVTNDNQFNQISVETIRENEMIEGEFEFDQTANLTWEHILNGYQNREDLPVIGGLSIPSIALQLPILKGLAESNLVAGAGTMAADQRMGQGNYSLAGHNYARNQILFSDIPYMTIGDTIYITDMETIYVYELNWLEMVTPDRVDLVEEVPGRKMITLITCSLDLTMRWVGQGDLVETVAVADASAELLAALNLIEE; this comes from the coding sequence ATGACATCAAAAAAATGGCTAAACGGCTTTGCTATTTTATTATTTATAGTTGGGCTAGCATTTTTAATGCGGGGCTATTTCGAAGATTTTTTAATTAAACGAGTAACAAATGACAATCAGTTTAATCAGATTAGTGTAGAAACCATTCGAGAAAATGAAATGATCGAAGGAGAATTTGAATTTGATCAAACAGCCAATCTAACTTGGGAGCATATTTTAAATGGTTATCAAAATAGGGAAGACTTGCCAGTTATTGGTGGGTTAAGCATCCCGTCGATTGCGTTACAGTTACCTATTTTAAAGGGACTAGCAGAAAGTAACTTAGTTGCAGGTGCAGGAACGATGGCAGCTGATCAACGTATGGGACAAGGCAACTATTCTTTGGCTGGTCATAATTATGCCCGTAATCAAATCTTGTTTAGTGATATTCCTTATATGACAATTGGCGATACCATTTATATAACCGATATGGAAACCATTTATGTGTATGAATTGAATTGGCTAGAAATGGTAACACCTGACCGAGTAGATTTGGTGGAAGAGGTACCCGGTCGTAAAATGATTACGCTGATTACCTGCAGCCTAGATTTGACCATGCGATGGGTCGGACAAGGTGATTTAGTTGAGACGGTTGCTGTGGCTGATGCATCGGCGGAGCTATTAGCTGCATTAAACTTAATTGAAGAATAA
- the murQ gene encoding N-acetylmuramic acid 6-phosphate etherase, whose product MNLDKLTTETRNPETLQLDQMSVADVLKQMNEEDKKVPLAISEVLGEIEAAVEQIVSSFKAGGRLIYMGAGTSGRLGVLDAAECVPTFGVSADMVVGLIAGGDKAMTVAVEGAEDSKELGQADLENLQLTEHDTVVGIAASGRTPYVIGGLIYADEVGAATVTISCNKDAEISQFSQIAIEIDAGPEVLTGSTRLKAGTAQKLILNMLSTTAMIGTGKVYQNLMVDVQPTNEKLEERSKRIIMQATDCDYETAAAAFEAAGKKVKLAIVMLLTSTTKEEAEEKLSQANGFIHHTLS is encoded by the coding sequence ATGAACTTAGATAAATTAACAACAGAAACGAGAAATCCAGAAACATTACAGCTTGATCAAATGAGCGTGGCGGATGTTTTGAAACAAATGAATGAAGAAGATAAAAAAGTACCTCTAGCGATTTCAGAAGTGTTAGGAGAAATCGAAGCGGCTGTTGAGCAAATTGTTAGCTCATTTAAGGCTGGCGGACGTTTGATATACATGGGAGCTGGCACAAGTGGCCGACTTGGCGTTTTGGATGCAGCAGAATGTGTGCCGACTTTTGGCGTTTCAGCTGACATGGTTGTGGGCTTAATTGCAGGAGGCGACAAGGCAATGACAGTCGCAGTTGAAGGGGCAGAAGATTCGAAAGAGTTAGGTCAGGCTGACTTAGAAAACCTTCAGCTGACCGAACATGACACGGTTGTTGGTATTGCGGCCAGCGGACGAACGCCTTATGTCATTGGCGGATTAATCTATGCGGATGAAGTTGGAGCTGCAACGGTAACTATTTCTTGTAACAAGGATGCGGAAATAAGCCAGTTTAGTCAAATTGCCATCGAAATTGATGCCGGCCCAGAAGTCCTAACAGGATCAACCCGTTTGAAAGCAGGAACGGCTCAAAAATTAATTTTAAATATGCTATCTACAACAGCCATGATTGGTACTGGAAAAGTTTACCAAAACTTGATGGTCGATGTTCAGCCGACTAATGAGAAGCTTGAAGAACGCTCGAAACGAATTATTATGCAAGCAACTGACTGCGATTATGAAACAGCAGCAGCTGCATTCGAAGCAGCCGGTAAGAAAGTAAAACTGGCCATTGTCATGTTACTAACGTCAACTACAAAGGAGGAGGCTGAAGAAAAACTAAGTCAGGCGAACGGATTTATTCACCATACATTATCGTAA
- a CDS encoding thioredoxin family protein: MTLLAEASQLEDVTRFIKENRFALVYVKRQDCGVCHAVLPQLQSLLQTFPEIKLLTVDADRLPAVAGQYSVFTVPAILGFIDGKEQLRKARFVVMADLEATFEQWLAYY; this comes from the coding sequence ATGACCCTTTTAGCAGAAGCAAGCCAATTAGAAGACGTGACCAGGTTTATTAAAGAAAATCGTTTTGCACTTGTTTATGTCAAGCGTCAGGATTGCGGCGTTTGTCATGCAGTCTTGCCTCAATTGCAAAGTTTGTTGCAGACTTTTCCTGAGATTAAGTTGTTAACTGTGGATGCTGACCGACTGCCGGCAGTAGCTGGACAGTACAGTGTTTTTACGGTTCCAGCGATATTAGGATTTATTGACGGCAAGGAGCAACTGCGGAAAGCCAGATTTGTTGTGATGGCAGACTTAGAAGCGACATTCGAACAGTGGTTAGCCTATTATTAA